From Bacteroides uniformis:
GTCATTAAAAGTATGCGAATAAGACGTATAAGCATTGAAATTCAAATAGTTTTCCTTTGTATCTTCCTGGTACAGGCTCGAATTCGCTTTTGTATCATCGACGGAACCATCCGGCAAATGGTTGTATGCGGGCAATGTAGTCTCCTTGACACCGCCGTCCGTAATGCGATAATTGAGTTCGATATTAGTGACCCAATTTTTTATCGGTTCGATAATCAACGTCGCCTGATGGTAGTGCCGATCAGTTTGTACATCGCGTTGCCCGCCTTCCGCGATATTCCTAACCTCTCCGTATGGATACCCGTTCGGATCGTACATAGGCATATTTGGCCAAGTCATACGGCCAAAATAGTCATAAAACTGTGAGTTGAAGGATGTCGGTCGCCAAACATCATTACGCGTAAAACGTGTACTGTAATTGAATTTCAGCCATTTTGTGATATTGGCATTGATTTTAGCAGCCACGTTGTAGCGGCTCAATCCATCTTCACCGTATTCCAGCAAACCACCCTGATCCAAATAATTGAAAGAAGCATAATAAGTCACCTTTTCCGATCCTCCGTTCACGCTTACATTATGCTCCTGAGAGAATACGCTGCTTTTAAACATTTCACTGTATATGTCTACGTTGGCATACGCATTGTACCACGGATAGTTCCATGCATTCGGATTTGCCGGATCAGAATCCATTCCTCCGGTAAGTTTTCCGGCTTGAAAATCCAGCATCTTCTGCATCACCTCGTCCGTAAAAACCTGTCCACTTCCCTTTTGATTTTTGTAAGCTTCATTGAACATCACGGCAAAAGAGTATGAATCCATCGATTCCGGCATATTGATAGGGCTGCCTATACGGAAGCTGTTGTTGTAGTTTACGGAAGTTTTCCCGGCTTTACCACTCTTGGTCGTGACAAGAATCACACCGAACGGTGCACGTGAACCATAAATGGAGGAAGCTGCCGCATCTTTCAAAACAGATATGTTCTCAATATCTTGTGGATTGATGGTGTTCAAGTCCCCTTCCGTGCCGTCAATCAATATCAACGGGCTACCACTTGAATAGCTGCCTACAGTTCCTGTACCACGGACAGAAATACTCATGTTCTTATCCAACTCTCCGGTGCTCGTACTGATTTTCAGACCGGGGACTAGACCTTGTAAGGCCTGAACCGCTGATGTTACCGGACGGGATTCTATTTCTTTGGCTGTGGCAATGCCAACCGAGCCGGTCAGATTGACTTTCTTCTGCGTACCGAAACCCACCACAACCACTTCGTCCAGCATCTCATTGTCTTCTTGCAGTGTAACGTTAATTGCCTTGCCGACAGTGGCCGTCACCTCTTGTGTCTTGTATCCTATGTACGATACGACGAGTACAGTTCCCGGCTGCACCGACAAGGAGAAATTACCATCCATGTCGGTAATCGTACCATTGGAAGAGTTGCCCTTTTCCACAACGCTGGCCCCGATGACGGGTCCCATGGCATCGTTCACTGTGCCTTTCACGGTGATTTTCTGTTGCTGTACAATCTGCACGGCACCGGAATCATTCTCTGCCCACAAGGATAGCGGCTGGCTTGCCACAAGCCCCGTGCAGAGCAATAAGGCTGTCGTCGCCTTACGGGAGAATTTAAAAGTCTCTGTTTTCATTGTTCTGGTATTAAAATTAGATTAATAAATTTGGTTCCTGTTTGAACGCCCCTGGATTGGTCAAAGGTCGTGACTACCTTAGTCAAAGTGCTTGACTACCTTGGTCAAGAATCTGCCCCGAAATATAGCGGAAGCAAAGTGTTATCCTGAATACTCCCTTTTACCTTTAAAAGCCTATGTCTTATCCTATTATATTTTTTGTCTATACGATGAGTGTTTTTTAGTCCATCGGAGAGTCATCAGAATCTCCGTCACTGCCGCCCGGTTTCTCGGTGGAGCCACTGCCTTCAGGTGCTTTACCTATGTAAATGGTATGGGAAGTGCTGCGGGGTGTCTTCAGCAGGTCGCCGCCACCGCCCCTGTACTGCGTAGTCACTGTAAGCGTATATTCGCCATCGTCTCGCACCGCACGCCAGGATTCTTTGCCACCATGCGATCCAGTATGATTTCCCTTGTCGATGCTGTGGGTAGTCTCCAAAGAGAAAATCTTGTCCGCCTTGTCATCGGTAGTCACGGTGTTGTCCACCGGCCATGCTTTCAATACATTTTTTGCCATATTTTCATAGTCTTTTGTTAACGTTGGAAATATTATTTCAAGTTGTGACAAAATTAGTTATAATAAGCACAAGCCGTAATTTGTAATGTTTCTAAAAAGGTTTCATTTCTTTCTAAATAAAAGGGCACAAAAAAGGATTGGGAATCTTTCGCTATCATGAAAGATTCCCAATCCTATCATCTATGTCTGTTACACCATTCTTACAGATTCTTCATCACCTGTAGCCAATATACCAATGCCCAATCTTGGTCGTTGGCATAAGGGTCATAGAAATGCGCTTTTTCTCCATTGACCTTATGCGGATACATGTAGGCGCAGGAAGCCTTCCCGTCTTCAAAAAACAAGCAGAGGTTATTGCGCACAATCTCTTCGGCCAACTTCTGATAAGATGTATCGCCGGTACACAAAGCATAATAATGGTAAACCGATGCAGTAACCGTACTCCAATAGTGAGGAAAAGTATCGCCAAAAAGCTCGTATTTGCCAAACCAATGCCCGTCCCAATGGCGGATAGCTATCTCGTTCAGGTGGAAACTGGGCTGAAAACCGTTGAACGCCTCCACAACGGGAAGTTGCCGCTTGACCTCGTCCAGATATCTCCGCTCCTTGGTTTCCAAATAGACTTGAGCGAGCAGTTGCAGGGCCGGGGCCACGATGCTCTGTTCATAATTCACTTCACTGGCCGGATAGTTCACCCCGTTGGCTATGAATTTGTCACCAATCGTTTTGAAGTCATCCAGCAGTAGCTGGTGTTCGTTCTCCATCTTGGCTTCTTTCAAACATTGCAACCCTAAACATACCGGATAACCGATGCCGTAAAAGCCATGACCGAACTGGCGAAACATGGAACGAAGCGTTTCGTAACCGTCACGGACAAACTGTCTGTTTCCCGTAGCCCGATACATATAGAAATAGAATTCGGCAATCCAGACATAGTTGTATGCCCGGTTCCGGTTCTTTTGATCCACACTGGAATAGGTGACGTATTCGGGTGTCTGCAAACGGGTACGGAGAAATTTTGCATAGCGGAGAAGAGAGGATTTCAAATCATTGTCTTTCTTGTCGGACAAGAGGTATTGCTTGGCCAACAGCACGCCCATACCTACACGCTCGGCACCTTCGTCACGGTCCACCGGGTTACAGTTGGGCGTGTTGTTCGGATAAATGCTGTCGGCCTCGCAGTCATAAACCATATACGCCCCGTCGCGCAAGTCGCGAGGATTGTTCATCTGCTGACGATTGCGGATAAACGATATGCG
This genomic window contains:
- a CDS encoding SusC/RagA family TonB-linked outer membrane protein codes for the protein MKTETFKFSRKATTALLLCTGLVASQPLSLWAENDSGAVQIVQQQKITVKGTVNDAMGPVIGASVVEKGNSSNGTITDMDGNFSLSVQPGTVLVVSYIGYKTQEVTATVGKAINVTLQEDNEMLDEVVVVGFGTQKKVNLTGSVGIATAKEIESRPVTSAVQALQGLVPGLKISTSTGELDKNMSISVRGTGTVGSYSSGSPLILIDGTEGDLNTINPQDIENISVLKDAAASSIYGSRAPFGVILVTTKSGKAGKTSVNYNNSFRIGSPINMPESMDSYSFAVMFNEAYKNQKGSGQVFTDEVMQKMLDFQAGKLTGGMDSDPANPNAWNYPWYNAYANVDIYSEMFKSSVFSQEHNVSVNGGSEKVTYYASFNYLDQGGLLEYGEDGLSRYNVAAKINANITKWLKFNYSTRFTRNDVWRPTSFNSQFYDYFGRMTWPNMPMYDPNGYPYGEVRNIAEGGQRDVQTDRHYHQATLIIEPIKNWVTNIELNYRITDGGVKETTLPAYNHLPDGSVDDTKANSSLYQEDTKENYLNFNAYTSYSHTFNDTHNLKVMLGFQSEETKYDFSSTKKYGLMVNGLPQFDLTTGLDGTGNKKDTEVSGYHNEWATVGFFGRLNYDYKGRYLAEVNMRYDGTSRFRRGSRWQLSPSFSLGWNIAQEEFWKPIENIANLLKVRFSYGELGNQNINNWYPTYRTISIGSLNGDWLQNGLSPNTSSVGGLINTALTWEKVRTWDVGVDYGLFNNRLTGSFDYFVRFTEGMVGPSAELPATLGISTPSFNNSDLRTKGWEVSIGWKDRLKNGLGYGINLSLSDQITMIDSYPDNKTLSIDSYLPGYKDGLIWGYETIGIAKSDEEMQAHLASLPKGGQDAVGSQWAAGDIMYKDLNGDGKISEGARTLGDHGDLKILGDTYSHYFFGIDLNADWKGFDFRAFFQGVLKHDYWGSGNFTGMLFGVRGGYSRWHTRGFKQHEDYFRAEPAGLEGHELPANLDSYYPRPIFSDSSDGTSFGAKNQKVQSRYVQDASYIRLKNLQFGYTLPAKFTNKFGINRLRIFVSGENVWTGTGLTKLFDPETISGGNGGNAYPLSRTWSFGLSLTL